Proteins encoded in a region of the Salinicoccus sp. RF5 genome:
- a CDS encoding prenyltransferase → MAEQGSYSFRGIGMLMRVVAVVTSSIATIISTVLPLAFGYDVSKSNLFLLFILLVIGGFLVHGVLTHVFNDITDFHSGTDQESPGLLSGGSRVLQTGTMTLGMLKRIGLIVTAILVFAAALFFLFGQIELAILCMVGLWGAATYSLAPFRFAYRPFLGEWLSLFPSLLLLGLAAPWIMLDHIPAWAWQNALINAIWCMAWVMIHHVPDIRADRRATPVKETSVVWAVKRFGMNRAGLPALIYLLLVGLIAFFMIGDRPIGAIGTLLMLGYGIYLVLRMRVRDVEQVTAYEKVLLLLAMVTAIWLGLFPDM, encoded by the coding sequence ATGGCAGAACAGGGATCATACAGTTTCAGGGGAATCGGGATGCTCATGCGGGTGGTTGCGGTCGTGACATCGAGTATCGCAACGATCATATCAACGGTGCTCCCGTTGGCGTTCGGGTACGATGTATCGAAGTCCAATCTATTTCTATTATTCATTCTGCTCGTGATCGGAGGGTTTCTCGTCCACGGTGTGCTCACCCATGTCTTCAATGACATCACAGATTTCCACTCCGGTACCGATCAGGAAAGTCCGGGACTGCTGTCAGGCGGCAGCCGTGTGCTGCAGACCGGCACCATGACCCTCGGCATGCTGAAGCGCATAGGTCTTATCGTGACGGCGATACTCGTGTTTGCTGCAGCATTGTTTTTCCTTTTCGGACAGATTGAGCTCGCGATCCTGTGCATGGTCGGGTTGTGGGGGGCGGCTACATATTCCCTTGCACCATTCAGGTTTGCATACCGCCCCTTCCTTGGCGAATGGCTGAGCCTGTTCCCCTCCCTTCTGCTGCTGGGGTTGGCAGCACCATGGATCATGCTGGATCACATCCCCGCCTGGGCCTGGCAGAATGCATTGATCAACGCAATCTGGTGCATGGCCTGGGTCATGATTCACCATGTGCCTGATATCCGAGCCGACCGCAGGGCGACACCTGTGAAGGAAACGAGTGTCGTATGGGCAGTGAAGCGGTTTGGAATGAACCGTGCAGGCCTGCCTGCATTGATTTATCTCCTCCTGGTCGGTCTGATCGCCTTTTTCATGATAGGGGACCGGCCGATCGGTGCCATCGGTACGCTGCTCATGCTCGGGTATGGCATCTATCTCGTGCTCAGGATGCGGGTACGGGATGTCGAACAGGTGACCGCCTACGAAAAAGTGCTCCTTCTGCTGGCGATGGTCACAGCGATATGGCTGGGCCTGTTTCCGGATATGTAA
- a CDS encoding NAD(P)H-hydrate dehydratase produces MKIVKRDEMRAIEQFAMDEVGISGAVLMEIAGNQVAEEIIRSYPDQSVPIVILIGSGNNGGDGFVIARRLSDAGYTPAPWLLVDPGKLKGDALVQYRIHTARELPLHSVEEGLAHLDAALASSDVIVDAMLGTGISGAVRAPFDRVIERVNSHAAHVYAVDLPSGLDCDTGRVENVAVRADETITFAFPKLGFFTQDGPSVIGRLAVKDISVPGTLADRIGMKLPELVTEQLAVQALPGRPEFGHKGTFGHALVIGGSRPFVGAPLYSAHAAYKTGAGLVTLAIPEGIYPAVAGQNQLALLRTLPEADGHFSGAGVEAELFEKVNAVAIGPGLGRFDGGEAFIEEIIRQLDGQPIIIDADGLHHVKDRLELLARYDGPVILTPHPGEMANLTDRTVADIEADRMGVAKDFAEKYQVNFVLKGHRTIIATPERLWVNPHGNDALAKGGSGDVLTGMIAAFLAQGAEAAEAMQIAVYLHATAGERAAGIHSHYGVTPGDVIEAAKGILKEMEEKK; encoded by the coding sequence ATGAAAATTGTGAAGCGGGATGAAATGCGCGCCATCGAACAGTTTGCGATGGATGAAGTGGGTATATCCGGTGCCGTACTCATGGAGATTGCCGGCAACCAGGTTGCAGAAGAGATCATCCGGTCATACCCGGACCAGTCGGTGCCGATCGTCATATTGATCGGCAGTGGAAATAACGGAGGGGATGGGTTCGTCATCGCCAGACGCCTGTCCGATGCAGGCTATACCCCGGCGCCCTGGCTGCTTGTGGACCCGGGAAAGCTGAAGGGCGATGCGTTGGTGCAATACCGGATACATACTGCGAGGGAGCTGCCGCTCCATTCCGTCGAAGAAGGGTTGGCGCATCTCGATGCAGCGCTTGCCTCATCTGATGTGATCGTCGATGCAATGCTTGGTACGGGTATATCCGGTGCGGTAAGGGCGCCGTTCGACCGTGTCATCGAGAGGGTCAACAGTCATGCAGCACATGTATATGCGGTGGACCTGCCATCGGGTCTCGACTGTGATACAGGGCGGGTGGAGAATGTGGCGGTGCGGGCGGACGAAACAATCACGTTCGCATTTCCGAAGCTCGGCTTCTTTACGCAGGATGGGCCTTCCGTCATCGGACGGCTTGCAGTGAAGGACATTTCAGTGCCGGGAACGCTGGCGGATAGGATCGGTATGAAGCTGCCCGAACTGGTCACGGAGCAGCTGGCTGTCCAGGCACTGCCCGGGAGACCGGAGTTTGGGCATAAGGGTACTTTCGGACATGCGCTGGTCATTGGCGGCTCCAGACCGTTTGTCGGTGCCCCACTCTATAGTGCCCATGCCGCATATAAGACGGGGGCCGGCCTCGTCACATTGGCGATACCGGAAGGCATCTACCCGGCCGTTGCCGGGCAGAACCAGCTGGCCCTCCTCCGGACCCTGCCGGAAGCTGACGGCCATTTCAGTGGTGCGGGTGTGGAGGCGGAACTGTTTGAGAAGGTCAATGCAGTGGCCATCGGACCGGGACTTGGAAGGTTTGATGGAGGAGAGGCATTCATCGAAGAGATCATCCGGCAGCTGGATGGTCAGCCGATCATCATAGATGCTGATGGACTGCATCATGTGAAGGACCGGCTTGAACTCCTGGCCCGATACGATGGGCCCGTCATCCTCACGCCGCACCCTGGCGAGATGGCCAATCTGACAGACCGGACGGTCGCTGATATTGAAGCCGACAGGATGGGTGTTGCGAAGGACTTTGCAGAAAAGTATCAGGTCAATTTCGTACTGAAGGGGCATCGGACGATCATCGCGACGCCTGAAAGGCTCTGGGTGAATCCGCATGGAAATGATGCGCTTGCAAAAGGGGGAAGCGGCGATGTCCTCACAGGAATGATCGCTGCCTTCCTGGCCCAGGGTGCCGAGGCAGCCGAAGCGATGCAGATTGCGGTATATCTGCATGCAACCGCTGGTGAAAGGGCGGCAGGCATTCATTCCCATTATGGCGTCACGCCCGGGGATGTCATTGAAGCGGCCAAAGGGATACTCAAGGAAATGGAGGAGAAGAAGTGA
- a CDS encoding alanine racemase has protein sequence MHYSEIDTPALLIDRERVWENIEGMQDFADRNGVALRPHTKTHKMSALAGWQVEAGAQGITVAKVGEAEVMAQAGLDDIFIANQVVGSKKLERIRQLSGTIDISFGIDSIHHVEEADAVFKGSGRKAQVVVEIEVGEKRSGIIEADDFKKLLETIGRSDNVHFRGVFSHDGHTYKAEDAEACRTLYEESAHRTLGFAQLAREMDMPPEVISIGSTPPFMLGFDIPDGITEIRPGTYILMDAGQSNVIGTYAHCAASVLTSVISKPTQARVITDVGAKGLTMQTRIAGITRTEGLGLLREYEGVHIDSVFDEHAIIYDEAFNRNVAVGERVRIIPNHICPVSNLYDTAWLVSGDEVLEEIRVDARGRLQ, from the coding sequence ATGCATTATTCGGAGATTGATACACCGGCCCTTCTGATCGACAGGGAAAGGGTATGGGAGAACATTGAAGGAATGCAGGATTTTGCCGACAGGAATGGGGTGGCACTGAGGCCGCACACCAAGACCCACAAGATGTCGGCACTTGCAGGATGGCAGGTTGAAGCGGGCGCCCAGGGCATTACGGTAGCCAAGGTGGGGGAAGCTGAGGTGATGGCACAGGCGGGCCTCGATGACATATTCATCGCCAATCAGGTTGTCGGCAGCAAGAAGCTGGAACGCATAAGGCAGCTTTCCGGAACCATCGACATTTCATTCGGCATCGACAGCATCCATCATGTTGAGGAAGCAGACGCTGTGTTTAAGGGCAGCGGCCGAAAAGCACAGGTGGTCGTGGAAATTGAAGTGGGTGAAAAGCGTTCCGGCATCATCGAAGCGGATGATTTCAAGAAGCTGCTCGAAACGATAGGCAGGAGCGATAATGTACACTTCAGAGGAGTCTTCTCACACGATGGGCATACATACAAGGCGGAGGATGCTGAAGCCTGCAGGACACTCTATGAGGAAAGTGCCCACCGCACCCTCGGTTTTGCGCAGCTCGCCCGGGAGATGGACATGCCTCCCGAAGTCATCAGCATCGGCTCGACACCGCCCTTCATGCTGGGCTTCGACATTCCTGACGGCATTACTGAAATCAGGCCGGGCACCTATATCCTGATGGACGCCGGACAGTCGAATGTCATCGGTACGTATGCACATTGTGCTGCGTCAGTGCTGACGAGCGTCATCAGCAAACCGACACAGGCACGAGTCATTACGGATGTCGGCGCAAAAGGGTTGACCATGCAGACTAGGATAGCCGGAATCACACGTACCGAGGGACTCGGTCTCCTCAGGGAATATGAAGGGGTCCATATCGATTCCGTGTTCGATGAACATGCGATCATCTACGATGAAGCGTTCAACCGGAATGTGGCGGTCGGAGAGAGGGTGCGGATCATACCGAACCACATCTGTCCTGTATCGAACCTGTATGATACAGCCTGGCTGGTCTCAGGGGACGAAGTGCTTGAAGAGATCAGGGTCGATGCCAGGGGCAGACTCCAATAG
- a CDS encoding M15 family metallopeptidase, which produces MTKYIKLLTMICFSLLAAGGILLMDAGTAAAEDEEKDEAKEEKEKEEEEEEEELDFDELPDGLHPEVEEKAEELIEEAEEEGIDIKITDDFRSVEEQDKLFSKGRSFFGQIVTNAKGGESYHNYGLAIDYALEVDDEIIWDIEYDGNDNGEPDWFEVADIAKDLGFEWGGDWEDFKDYPHLEMNFDYSIPELQKEYQDLL; this is translated from the coding sequence ATGACAAAATACATAAAACTGTTGACCATGATATGCTTCAGCCTGTTGGCAGCAGGCGGAATCCTTCTCATGGATGCAGGCACCGCAGCAGCGGAAGATGAGGAGAAGGACGAAGCCAAAGAGGAGAAAGAAAAGGAAGAGGAAGAGGAAGAAGAGGAGCTCGACTTTGATGAACTTCCGGACGGTCTGCACCCGGAAGTGGAAGAGAAGGCGGAGGAACTCATTGAAGAGGCGGAAGAGGAAGGCATAGACATAAAGATCACTGATGATTTCCGATCCGTTGAGGAGCAGGATAAGCTCTTCAGCAAAGGCAGATCCTTCTTCGGGCAGATCGTCACCAATGCCAAAGGCGGCGAATCCTACCATAACTATGGCCTCGCCATCGACTATGCGCTCGAAGTCGACGATGAGATCATCTGGGATATCGAATATGATGGAAACGACAACGGAGAACCCGACTGGTTTGAAGTCGCTGATATCGCCAAGGATCTCGGATTCGAATGGGGAGGTGACTGGGAAGATTTCAAGGACTATCCGCACCTCGAAATGAACTTCGATTATTCCATTCCTGAACTGCAGAAGGAGTACCAGGACCTGCTGTAG
- a CDS encoding M15 family metallopeptidase translates to MKNFKPLAPLLFTLLAVPSFAFASFSTASADQWHENTYESSQPQGLHPIVAERAEILRQRAASIGIVIRFTDGFRSFEEQDALYAQGRTEPGYIVTNARGGQSYHNYGLAVDYALEVGHQVIWDIEYDGNGNGRSDWFEVAQMAKELGFTWGGDWESFRDYPHLQMDFGYSLHNLQTGNHYLY, encoded by the coding sequence ATGAAGAACTTCAAACCTCTAGCACCATTGCTTTTCACACTTCTTGCTGTGCCGAGTTTTGCATTCGCAAGCTTCAGCACTGCATCCGCCGACCAGTGGCACGAGAATACATATGAAAGCAGCCAGCCTCAGGGGCTGCACCCCATCGTTGCCGAACGCGCTGAAATATTGAGGCAGCGGGCTGCTTCCATCGGCATCGTCATCAGATTTACAGATGGCTTCCGTTCATTCGAAGAACAGGATGCCCTCTATGCCCAGGGACGTACGGAGCCGGGGTACATCGTCACTAACGCCCGTGGCGGACAATCCTATCACAATTACGGCCTCGCGGTCGACTATGCGCTTGAAGTGGGTCACCAGGTCATTTGGGACATCGAATATGACGGCAACGGCAATGGCAGATCTGACTGGTTCGAAGTAGCACAGATGGCCAAGGAGCTTGGCTTCACCTGGGGCGGCGACTGGGAGAGCTTCCGGGACTATCCGCACCTCCAGATGGATTTTGGCTATTCACTGCATAACCTTCAGACAGGGAACCACTACCTGTACTGA
- a CDS encoding VLRF1 family aeRF1-type release factor, with translation MAMTKDIKKINAKSDDIGILTMYLNTDASEGQQNGEWKIQLKNGMKELKDQVKESENPKEEKALKKLLDQMETRILEQQLNMQKSYFLAASADGELWEEKILQVPVTTSFHWSTEAQTHQLEALDQKFPETGIIVIQQRNVAFIETALGEILDERHFSWDLDREDWVDYDKATPPVDRATGKDAFQRRFDENRQRWYKNLVPRLSKEIKERKLSGAYLVGSRESVAEIEPHMSASYLKGTITKNLGPMPSHEIVKEVYDTLI, from the coding sequence ATGGCTATGACAAAAGACATAAAGAAGATTAACGCAAAATCGGATGACATCGGCATCCTCACCATGTATCTCAATACGGATGCCAGTGAAGGCCAGCAGAACGGGGAATGGAAGATCCAATTGAAAAATGGCATGAAGGAATTGAAGGACCAGGTCAAGGAAAGTGAAAATCCGAAAGAGGAGAAGGCGTTGAAGAAGCTTCTGGACCAGATGGAAACGCGTATTCTGGAACAGCAGCTGAATATGCAGAAGAGCTATTTCCTTGCTGCATCCGCTGATGGGGAGCTATGGGAGGAAAAGATCCTCCAAGTGCCTGTAACCACCTCCTTCCATTGGAGTACTGAAGCCCAGACACACCAGCTGGAAGCATTGGATCAGAAGTTTCCTGAAACAGGCATCATCGTCATCCAGCAGAGGAATGTCGCTTTTATAGAAACGGCACTCGGGGAGATTCTCGATGAAAGGCATTTCAGCTGGGACCTTGACCGGGAGGACTGGGTGGATTATGACAAGGCGACGCCACCCGTCGACCGGGCAACCGGCAAGGACGCATTCCAGAGGCGGTTCGATGAAAACAGGCAGCGCTGGTACAAGAACCTTGTCCCGCGCCTGTCGAAAGAGATCAAGGAGCGTAAACTGAGCGGCGCCTATCTCGTCGGCAGCCGGGAATCGGTTGCTGAAATAGAACCGCATATGAGCGCGTCCTATCTCAAGGGGACGATTACGAAGAACCTCGGTCCGATGCCGAGCCATGAAATCGTGAAGGAAGTCTATGATACGCTGATATAG
- a CDS encoding MFS transporter, which translates to MSDTYKERLWTKDFVFTSVANLILMLSLYLLLVTMATYAMDTYDASVSMGGFVSSIFIIGALFGRLYGGKRIAVVGNRKMLLIGTVSVLLATSLYFLPLGLYPLMVLRFLHGLAMGLATTATSTIVSQIIPTSRSGEGIGYFSMSVVMATAIGPLIGVMLLTQFGFNSIFLFSLIMAALSLVLSLSLQPPEVKVETGRKGFRITDYFEARALPISIAMFVLALAYSSILSFVTEYAAEINLVEAGSFFFLVYGMSVLLSRPFTGRLMDQRGANIVVYPALVSFAAGMLMLSQSFAGWMFLAAAVLMGLGYGNFQSIAQALAIKLTPHHRMGLANSTYFIALDLGLGLGPLMLGYIVPVSGYRGMYMVLVAVILAGIAVYHFMHGRRDGEVTVGRNGA; encoded by the coding sequence ATGAGTGATACATACAAGGAAAGACTATGGACGAAGGATTTTGTCTTCACGTCGGTCGCCAACCTGATTCTCATGCTGTCGCTGTACCTGCTGCTCGTCACGATGGCGACATATGCCATGGACACATACGATGCTTCGGTCAGCATGGGTGGATTCGTCTCCAGCATCTTCATCATCGGGGCACTGTTCGGCCGTCTCTATGGTGGAAAGCGGATTGCTGTGGTCGGCAACAGGAAGATGCTGCTGATCGGCACGGTGTCCGTGCTGCTTGCGACGTCACTATACTTTCTGCCGCTCGGCCTCTATCCGCTGATGGTGCTCAGATTTCTTCACGGTTTGGCAATGGGCCTTGCGACGACCGCGACGAGCACCATCGTCTCACAGATCATTCCGACTTCAAGGAGCGGGGAGGGCATCGGATACTTCAGCATGAGTGTGGTCATGGCTACAGCCATCGGACCTTTGATCGGTGTGATGCTTCTGACCCAGTTTGGGTTCAACAGCATCTTCCTCTTCTCCCTCATCATGGCAGCCTTAAGCCTTGTGCTCAGCCTCTCGCTGCAGCCTCCTGAGGTCAAAGTTGAGACGGGCAGGAAGGGGTTCAGGATCACGGACTACTTCGAAGCGCGTGCACTCCCGATTTCGATCGCAATGTTCGTCCTGGCCCTTGCATATTCAAGCATCCTGTCATTCGTGACCGAATATGCAGCTGAAATCAATCTGGTCGAAGCAGGCAGTTTCTTCTTCCTCGTCTATGGCATGTCGGTGCTGCTGTCGCGCCCGTTCACAGGTCGTCTGATGGACCAGAGGGGTGCCAATATCGTGGTCTATCCTGCCCTCGTTTCATTCGCAGCAGGAATGCTGATGCTCAGCCAGTCTTTCGCAGGGTGGATGTTTCTTGCTGCAGCAGTACTGATGGGGCTCGGGTATGGGAATTTCCAGTCCATCGCCCAGGCGCTCGCGATCAAGCTGACTCCGCATCACCGGATGGGCCTTGCCAATTCGACCTATTTCATCGCTCTCGACCTTGGTCTCGGACTTGGACCATTGATGCTTGGATATATCGTTCCCGTCTCCGGCTACCGTGGGATGTACATGGTGCTTGTTGCGGTGATCCTGGCCGGCATTGCGGTCTATCACTTCATGCATGGCAGAAGGGATGGAGAGGTCACAGTGGGCCGCAACGGAGCCTGA
- the cyoE gene encoding heme o synthase, translating into MKNLLKGKVLLANVLPVFTGYWLALYFSGARFMDHLGLFLLTMAGSTLVISGALMLNNWYESDLDMKMDRTRNRPTVTGAFPLRAVLLGGIATTTIGLSIMMFTTFEAAIYSFLGWFFYVVLYTFWTKRRYTLNTIIGSISGAFTPLIGWAVIIPADHIVPIALFYLLLIWQVPHTFAIAIKRLEDYTRAGVPMLPVVSGVDLTIRQIIVYVIALLPFPFILADPMGWIFSTFALVLTIFWIILAALGPKAQNKKVWARMNLRYSIIYLFLVLFSMVLITFFTG; encoded by the coding sequence ATGAAGAATCTGCTGAAAGGCAAGGTGCTGCTGGCCAACGTGCTCCCTGTCTTTACAGGCTACTGGCTGGCTCTCTATTTCAGCGGTGCACGCTTCATGGACCACCTGGGGCTGTTCCTGCTGACGATGGCTGGGAGCACACTTGTCATTTCAGGGGCACTGATGCTGAACAACTGGTACGAGAGCGACCTCGACATGAAAATGGACAGGACCCGGAACCGCCCAACGGTGACAGGCGCCTTTCCACTGCGCGCCGTACTGTTGGGAGGAATCGCGACGACGACCATCGGCCTCTCCATCATGATGTTCACCACCTTCGAGGCAGCCATCTATTCATTTCTTGGCTGGTTCTTCTACGTCGTCCTCTACACATTCTGGACGAAGCGCAGATATACTCTCAATACCATCATCGGCAGCATTTCAGGTGCGTTCACCCCACTGATCGGCTGGGCCGTCATCATACCGGCGGATCATATCGTGCCGATTGCTCTGTTCTATCTGCTGCTCATCTGGCAGGTTCCCCATACGTTCGCCATCGCAATAAAGCGTCTTGAGGACTATACCCGGGCTGGTGTTCCCATGCTGCCGGTCGTGAGCGGAGTCGATCTGACGATCCGCCAGATCATCGTCTACGTGATTGCACTCCTGCCTTTCCCCTTCATCCTGGCCGATCCGATGGGCTGGATCTTTTCCACGTTTGCACTCGTCCTTACCATCTTTTGGATCATACTCGCAGCACTGGGACCGAAAGCCCAGAATAAAAAGGTATGGGCACGGATGAACCTGAGATACTCGATCATCTATCTGTTCCTCGTCCTTTTCTCCATGGTGCTCATTACATTCTTCACAGGCTGA
- the sufB gene encoding Fe-S cluster assembly protein SufB produces MAKQAPEVGDYKYGFHDEDVSIFRSDRGLTEEIVREISKMKEEPEWMLDFRLKALEHFYKMPMPTWGGDLSELNFDEITYYVKPSEQSERSWDEVPEEIKRTFDKLGIPEAEQKYLAGVSAQYESEVVYHNMEQDLEDKGVIFKDTDSALRENEDLFREYWATVVPPTDNKFAALNSAVWSGGSFIYCPPGVKLDTPLQAYFRINSENMGQFERTLIICDEGSSVHYVEGCTAPVYTTNSLHSAVVEIIVKKDAYCRYTTIQNWANNVYNLVTKRTFVDANGTMEWVDGNIGSKITMKYPAVFLKGEGARGMTLSIALAGKGQLQDAGAKMIHLAPNTSSTIVSKSIAKQGGKVSYRGQVHFGRKADGARSNIECDTLIMDNDSTSDTIPYNEILNDNISLEHEAKVSKVSEEQLFYLMSRGIGEEEATEMIVMGFIEPFTKELPMEYAVEMNRLISFEMEGSIG; encoded by the coding sequence ATGGCTAAACAAGCACCAGAAGTCGGCGATTACAAATATGGTTTCCACGATGAAGACGTATCCATTTTCCGTTCCGACCGCGGCCTTACTGAAGAAATTGTACGTGAAATTTCCAAAATGAAAGAAGAGCCGGAATGGATGCTCGACTTCAGACTCAAAGCGCTGGAACATTTCTATAAAATGCCTATGCCTACATGGGGCGGCGACCTCTCGGAACTCAACTTCGATGAAATCACATACTACGTAAAACCTTCCGAGCAGTCTGAACGTTCATGGGACGAAGTACCGGAAGAAATCAAGCGTACTTTCGACAAGCTTGGCATTCCTGAAGCTGAGCAGAAATACCTTGCAGGTGTTTCCGCACAGTACGAATCCGAAGTTGTCTACCACAACATGGAGCAGGATCTTGAAGACAAAGGTGTCATCTTCAAGGATACAGACTCTGCCCTCCGTGAAAACGAAGACCTCTTCAGGGAGTACTGGGCGACGGTCGTGCCACCGACGGACAACAAGTTCGCTGCACTCAACTCAGCTGTATGGTCCGGTGGATCATTCATCTACTGCCCGCCGGGTGTGAAGCTCGATACACCACTGCAGGCATACTTCCGCATCAACTCCGAGAACATGGGACAGTTCGAGCGTACACTGATCATCTGTGATGAAGGATCAAGCGTACACTATGTAGAAGGCTGTACTGCACCAGTCTATACGACGAACTCACTGCACTCCGCTGTTGTTGAAATCATCGTCAAGAAGGACGCATACTGCCGTTACACCACCATCCAGAACTGGGCGAACAACGTATACAACCTTGTTACGAAGCGTACTTTCGTTGATGCGAACGGTACAATGGAATGGGTCGACGGCAACATCGGTTCCAAGATCACAATGAAGTATCCGGCAGTATTCCTCAAAGGCGAAGGCGCACGTGGCATGACACTGTCCATCGCACTTGCAGGCAAAGGACAGCTGCAGGATGCCGGGGCTAAGATGATTCACCTTGCTCCAAACACATCATCCACAATCGTTTCCAAGTCCATTGCCAAGCAGGGTGGCAAAGTCTCCTACAGGGGACAGGTCCACTTCGGCAGGAAAGCGGATGGCGCACGTTCCAACATCGAATGTGACACGCTCATCATGGACAACGATTCCACTTCAGATACGATTCCTTACAATGAGATCCTGAACGACAACATCTCACTGGAACACGAAGCGAAAGTTTCCAAAGTATCAGAAGAGCAGCTCTTCTATCTCATGAGCCGCGGCATCGGGGAAGAAGAAGCAACTGAAATGATCGTAATGGGCTTCATCGAGCCATTCACGAAAGAACTGCCAATGGAATATGCGGTCGAAATGAACCGTCTGATCTCCTTCGAAATGGAAGGTTCCATCGGTTAA
- the sufU gene encoding Fe-S cluster assembly sulfur transfer protein SufU: MNFNNLNQLYRSVIMDHYKNPRNKGVIEDGTLTVDMNNPTCGDRIRLTLNVVDEIVEDVKFDGEGCSISMASASMMTESITGKDINEALSMGDEFSKMMLGEDYDISEEMGDIEALSGVSQFPARIKCATLSWKALEKGVKADSKQ, translated from the coding sequence ATGAATTTTAACAATCTCAATCAGCTATACCGCTCAGTCATCATGGACCACTACAAGAATCCGCGCAACAAAGGGGTCATCGAAGATGGTACACTGACGGTGGATATGAACAACCCGACATGCGGAGACCGCATCCGCCTCACCTTGAATGTCGTCGATGAAATCGTTGAAGACGTCAAGTTCGATGGGGAAGGCTGTTCCATATCCATGGCCAGTGCCTCCATGATGACCGAGTCCATCACCGGGAAGGACATCAATGAAGCACTCTCCATGGGAGACGAGTTCAGCAAGATGATGCTCGGTGAAGACTATGATATCTCCGAAGAAATGGGAGATATCGAAGCGCTGTCAGGCGTAAGCCAGTTCCCGGCACGCATCAAATGTGCCACACTGTCCTGGAAGGCACTTGAAAAAGGTGTCAAGGCTGACAGCAAACAATAA
- a CDS encoding cysteine desulfurase, whose amino-acid sequence MNAKDIRKDFPILDQQVNGNDLIYFDTSATSQTPSPVIDAMTAYYEAYNSNVHRGVHTLGTKATDGYEQARMKVRSFINAKRFEEVVFTRGTTAAINLVARSFGDMVIEPGDEIVVTEMEHHANIVPWQELAKRTQAELKFIPMEADGTLTMENVEATIGEKTKIVAITHVSNVLGTINDIKAIAEVAHRNDAYIAVDGAQAVPHMSVDVQDLDVDFYAFSGHKMLGPTGIGVLYGRSELLDDMEPIEYGGDMIDFVDLRTSTWTDLPVKFEAGTPMIAEAIGLAAAIDYIEDIGPEAILEYEQELVNYALESMNAVEGIEIYGPESRAGLITFNLEDVHPHDLATALDSEGIAVRAGHHCAQPLMKWLGVSSTARASFYIYNTTEEIDSFIESLKRTKEFFSYEF is encoded by the coding sequence ATGAATGCAAAAGATATCAGAAAGGATTTCCCAATCCTTGATCAGCAGGTCAACGGCAATGACCTCATCTACTTTGATACATCAGCAACGAGTCAGACACCGTCACCTGTAATAGATGCAATGACTGCGTATTATGAAGCTTACAATTCCAATGTGCACCGTGGGGTGCATACACTCGGCACGAAAGCGACAGATGGTTACGAACAGGCACGTATGAAAGTGAGATCATTCATCAATGCCAAGCGATTTGAGGAAGTCGTATTCACGCGGGGAACCACTGCAGCAATCAACCTTGTAGCACGCAGTTTCGGTGACATGGTGATAGAGCCGGGAGATGAAATTGTAGTGACGGAGATGGAGCACCATGCCAATATAGTGCCTTGGCAGGAATTGGCCAAGCGCACCCAGGCGGAATTGAAGTTCATTCCCATGGAGGCGGACGGCACATTGACGATGGAGAATGTGGAGGCGACAATCGGTGAAAAGACGAAGATCGTCGCCATCACCCACGTTTCGAATGTCCTTGGCACCATCAATGACATCAAGGCAATTGCCGAAGTCGCCCACAGGAATGATGCCTATATCGCAGTCGATGGGGCGCAGGCCGTTCCCCACATGTCGGTCGATGTACAGGACCTGGATGTCGATTTCTACGCATTCAGCGGCCATAAGATGCTCGGCCCGACGGGGATCGGTGTACTTTATGGAAGAAGTGAACTGCTTGACGATATGGAACCGATTGAATACGGTGGGGACATGATCGACTTTGTCGATCTCAGGACATCCACCTGGACGGACCTTCCTGTGAAGTTCGAAGCAGGGACACCGATGATTGCAGAAGCGATCGGCCTTGCTGCAGCAATCGACTATATCGAAGACATCGGTCCGGAAGCCATTTTGGAATATGAACAGGAACTTGTGAACTACGCGCTTGAAAGCATGAACGCAGTGGAGGGCATTGAAATCTATGGTCCCGAGTCACGTGCAGGCCTGATCACATTCAACCTCGAAGATGTGCATCCGCATGATCTGGCCACCGCACTCGATTCTGAAGGCATAGCTGTCAGGGCGGGCCACCACTGTGCACAGCCGCTGATGAAGTGGCTGGGGGTATCATCTACAGCCCGCGCAAGTTTCTATATATACAACACTACAGAAGAGATTGACAGCTTTATCGAAAGCCTCAAGCGTACGAAGGAGTTTTTCTCTTATGAATTTTAA